The following coding sequences lie in one Isoptericola variabilis 225 genomic window:
- a CDS encoding ribokinase has translation MASIVVVGSVNADLVVRTAAHPAPGETVLGSSLEVLPGGKGANQAVAAARLGADAALVGAVGSDEFAEPATAGLRSAGVDLSGLAQVPGPTGIAIITVSDDGENTIVVVPGANGSVDADAVRRHAQLVAGADVVVLQGEIPPSGIEEAARLAHGRVVLNLAPVLELPDDVTRLADPLVVNEHEALRFLGIHEGEPHDVVRALVDAGPRSAVLTLGARGARVAERSGERTEVTAVAAPKVDVVDTTGAGDAFVGALAWRLSAGDPLAVAAGFAARAGAHAATLSGAQPSFPAESSTLPTA, from the coding sequence GTGGCCTCGATCGTCGTCGTCGGATCCGTCAACGCCGACCTCGTGGTGCGCACGGCCGCGCACCCCGCTCCCGGCGAGACGGTGCTCGGCTCGTCGCTCGAGGTGCTGCCCGGCGGCAAGGGTGCGAACCAGGCCGTCGCCGCCGCTCGGCTCGGAGCCGACGCCGCGCTGGTCGGCGCGGTCGGCTCCGACGAGTTCGCGGAGCCCGCGACGGCGGGGTTGCGGTCCGCGGGCGTGGACCTGTCCGGGCTCGCGCAGGTGCCCGGCCCGACCGGCATCGCGATCATCACGGTCTCCGACGACGGCGAGAACACGATCGTCGTCGTGCCCGGCGCCAACGGCTCCGTCGACGCCGACGCCGTGCGCCGGCACGCGCAGCTCGTCGCCGGCGCCGACGTCGTCGTGCTGCAGGGCGAGATCCCGCCCTCCGGCATCGAGGAGGCCGCGCGCCTCGCGCACGGCCGCGTGGTCCTCAACCTCGCGCCCGTCCTCGAGCTGCCCGACGACGTCACTCGCCTCGCCGATCCGTTGGTCGTCAACGAGCACGAGGCGCTGAGGTTCCTCGGCATCCATGAAGGGGAGCCGCACGACGTCGTGCGGGCACTCGTCGACGCCGGTCCGCGATCCGCGGTGCTCACCCTCGGTGCACGTGGTGCTCGCGTCGCAGAGCGATCCGGAGAACGTACGGAGGTAACCGCGGTGGCGGCTCCGAAGGTCGACGTCGTGGACACCACCGGGGCCGGCGACGCGTTCGTCGGCGCCCTGGCCTGGCGGCTATCGGCTGGCGACCCGCTCGCCGTGGCGGCCGGCTTCGCCGCCCGGGCAGGCGCCCACGCCGCGACCTTAAGCGGTGCCCAACCCTCGTTCCCGGCGGAATCGAGCACGCTCCCTACCGCGTGA